The proteins below come from a single Macaca fascicularis isolate 582-1 chromosome 9, T2T-MFA8v1.1 genomic window:
- the CDC123 gene encoding translation initiation factor eIF2 assembly protein isoform X4 yields the protein MKKEHVLHCQFSAWYPLFRGVTIKRDDPPTHSQPDSDDEAEEIQWSDDENTATLTDAYWIAMNSSLKCKTLSDIFLLFKSSDFITRDFTQPFIHCTDDSPDPCIEYELVLRKWCELIPGAEFRCFVKENKLIGISQRDYTQYYDHISKQKEEICRCIQDFFKKHIQYKFLDEDFVFDIYRDSRGKVWLIDFNPFGEVTDSLLFTWEELISENNLNGDFSEVDAQEQDSPAFRCTNSEVTVQPSPYLSYRLPKDFVDLSTGEDAHKLIDFLKLKRNQQEDD from the exons ggACGATCCACCAACACATTCTCAGCCAGACAGTgatgatgaagcagaagaaatacAG TGGTCTGATGATGAGAACACAGCCACGCTTACG GATGCGTATTGGATAGCAATGAATAGTTCTctgaaatgtaaaaccctcaGCGACATCTTTCTACTTTTCAAGAGTTCTGATTTCATCACTCGTGACTTCACTCAGCC GTTTATTCATTGTACTGATGATTCTCCAGATCCATGTATAGAATATGAG CTTGTTCTCCGAAAATGGTGTGAATTGATTCCTGGCGCTGAGTTTCGATGTTTTGTCAAGGAAAACAAGCTTATtg GTATTTCTCAAAGAGACTACACACAATACTATGATCATATTtctaaacaaaaggaagaaatttgcAGATGTATACAAGACTTTTTCAAGAAACACATACAGTACAAATTCTTAGATGAAGACT TTGTGTTCGATATATACAGAGACAGTAGG GGGAAGGTGTGGCTCATTGATTTTAATCCATTTGGCGAAGTCACAGATTCACTGCTGTTCACCTGGGAAGAACTGATATCTGAGAACAACTTAAACGGCGATTTTAGTGAAGTAGATGCTCAAGAGCag GATTCCCCAGCCTTCCGTTGCACCAACAGTGAAGTGACAGTCCAGCCCAGCCCCTATTTGAGTTACCGGCTGCCCAAGGACTTTGTAGACCTGTCTACAGGGGAGGACGCTCACAAGCTAATAGACTTCCTTAAGCTG AAGAGAAATCAGCAAGAGGACGACTGA
- the CDC123 gene encoding translation initiation factor eIF2 assembly protein isoform X2, translating into MKKEHVLHCQFSAWYPLFRGVTIKRDDPPTHSQPDSDDEAEEIQWSDDENTATLTAPEFPEFATQVQEAINSLGGSVFPKLNWSAPRDAYWIAMNSSLKCKTLSDIFLLFKSSDFITRDFTQPFIHCTDDSPDPCIEYELVLRKWCELIPGAEFRCFVKENKLIGISQRDYTQYYDHISKQKEEICRCIQDFFKKHIQYKFLDEDFVFDIYRDSRGKVWLIDFNPFGEVTDSLLFTWEELISENNLNGDFSEVDAQEQDSPAFRCTNSEVTVQPSPYLSYRLPKDFVDLSTGEDAHKLIDFLKLKRNQQEDD; encoded by the exons ggACGATCCACCAACACATTCTCAGCCAGACAGTgatgatgaagcagaagaaatacAG TGGTCTGATGATGAGAACACAGCCACGCTTACG GCACCAGAATTTCCTGAGTTTGCCACTCAAGTCCAGGAAGCTATCAATTCCCTCGGGGGCAGTGTCTTTCCTAAGCTTAACTGGAGTGCCCCAAGG GATGCGTATTGGATAGCAATGAATAGTTCTctgaaatgtaaaaccctcaGCGACATCTTTCTACTTTTCAAGAGTTCTGATTTCATCACTCGTGACTTCACTCAGCC GTTTATTCATTGTACTGATGATTCTCCAGATCCATGTATAGAATATGAG CTTGTTCTCCGAAAATGGTGTGAATTGATTCCTGGCGCTGAGTTTCGATGTTTTGTCAAGGAAAACAAGCTTATtg GTATTTCTCAAAGAGACTACACACAATACTATGATCATATTtctaaacaaaaggaagaaatttgcAGATGTATACAAGACTTTTTCAAGAAACACATACAGTACAAATTCTTAGATGAAGACT TTGTGTTCGATATATACAGAGACAGTAGG GGGAAGGTGTGGCTCATTGATTTTAATCCATTTGGCGAAGTCACAGATTCACTGCTGTTCACCTGGGAAGAACTGATATCTGAGAACAACTTAAACGGCGATTTTAGTGAAGTAGATGCTCAAGAGCag GATTCCCCAGCCTTCCGTTGCACCAACAGTGAAGTGACAGTCCAGCCCAGCCCCTATTTGAGTTACCGGCTGCCCAAGGACTTTGTAGACCTGTCTACAGGGGAGGACGCTCACAAGCTAATAGACTTCCTTAAGCTG AAGAGAAATCAGCAAGAGGACGACTGA